The genomic DNA TTGAATTTGCAAGAAATGTTTTAAACTTAAAAGATGCTAATTCAACAGAATTAAAACCAAATACAAAATATCCAATAATAGATATTTTAGAAGGCAAAAATAGAGAAAATATTGGTGGAACTTTAAGATTAGGAAGATATATAACTTCTCTAAAAGAAAATACATTAGCTTATGAACTTTATAAATCAAATGAAGTTATTGAAAGACATAGACACAGATATGAATTTAATAACTCATTTAGAAGTGACTTTGAAAAAAACGGAATGGTTTTTTCAGGTCTATATTTAGAAAAAGATTTAGTAGAAATAATAGAATATCCTAAAAATGATTTCTTTATTGCAGCTCAATATCATCCAGAATTTACTTCAAGACCAAATAAACCAAATCCTTTATTTATGGGATTTGTAAATGCAGTGAACAAAAAGTATTAGTATATTTTTTGTTTTTTTTATCTAAAATTAATTTAAGGTGAGATTATGAAAAAAATTAATTCAAGACAAATAGCAATTTGTGGTTTATTAACATCTGTTATGTTCATTATTGGATTAGTAACTAATCTAATCTCAATTGGAACTGGTAAAAGTATTTTTCAAGTATCAGATTTTTTGTATATTGCTCTTTTAGATTTTCTTAATCCATTTATATCAATTTTATCTGCAATAATGGCAGGAGTTTTAACTGATTTATTTACGGGTGGGATTATTTATATTCCCATAACAATTATTGTAAAATTTTTAATTGGAGTAAGTTTTATAGTTCTAAAAAAATTTATTTGATCTTATTTGAATATTTTTATTAGTTATTTATGAATTTTTACATATGTATTATATGCCTATTTTTTATTTGATTCTTCCTTAGCTATTGTTGAATTATTAACAGATACAATACAGTATTTTACTAATACATTACTTGCCCTAGTTTTATATTTATATTTTAAAAAAATTGGGATAGAGCAAAAAATTATTAAATCCACTAGTTCAAAAGTGAAAACGGCCACTCTAATATACTTAAAAAAGTCTCGTCTATCTAAAATAAGGAGTATAATCATAAGGTATAATAAAACTTTAGGAGGAAAAAATATGTCAAGAATTTATCATTCAAAATTAGTTAATTCTACAAAAATGATTAAAGATGCACATGCAAAGAAATATGCAATTGGGCATTTTAACATCAATAATTTAGAGTGAACTAAAGCCATTTTAGAAGCGGCTCAAGAGTCTAAAACACCAGTAATCATTGCTACATCAGAGGGAGCAATGAAATATATGGGTGGACCAAATGTTGTAGTGGGAATGGTTAATGGATTATTAGATTCATTAAATATTACTGTTCCTGTTGCTTTACATTTAGATCATGGTCAATCAATTGAAACTGCTAAAAAATGTATAGAAGCTGGATATTCATCAGTAATGTTTGATGGTTCTCATTTACCATATGAAGAAAATATCTCAAAAGTTAGGGAATTAATGAATTTTGCAAACAAACACGAAATTTCAGTTGAAGCAGAAATTGGTTCAATTGGGGGAGAAGAAGACGGTGTAGTTGGTGAGGGTGAATTAGGAGATCCTAAACAAGCTGCTGAAATGTCTACTACAGGAATATCTATGCTAGCAGCTGGTATTGGAAACATTCATGGAAAATATCCAGAATGATGAAAATCACTATCATTTGATACATTAGAAGAATTACAGTCAGCATGTAATTTACCTATGGTATTACATGGAGGTTCAGGAATTCCTCAAGACCAAGTAGAAAAAGCAATTAAATTAGGAATCTCAAAAATCAATGTTAATACAGAATTACAATTAGCTTTCAGAGATGCAACAAGAGAATATATTGAAGCTAAAAAAGATTTAGATGATGAAGCTAAGGGATTTGATCCACGTAAATTATTAGCTCCAGGATTTAAAGCAATAAAACAAACATTCTTAGATTTAACAAAAGTGTTTGGTTGTCAAGGAAAAGCTAAATAATATCAATAATGAAATAATGGAGGATTACATTATGCATTTAACAGTTGAAGAGAAAATTAAGATTATTAGAGATTTTAAAAATAGTGGTGTCACAGCTACTCAGTTTGCGCCAACAAGAAATGTTAGTGTAGTTTCTTTAAGAAATTGAGTTAAAAGATATGAACAAGGTGGAGAAGAAGCTTTAAAAACAAAATATGAAAAGTAGGTTTTTTTTAGCCTATTTTTTTATTAAAGAGGAAATTTAAAATATGAAAAATTTATTTAATGAAAATATGAAGAGTTTTTCAAAAAATTGAAAAGTAATTATAGTTAAATTTATATTGCTTATATTAGGTATCCTATTAACTGCATTTGGGTTAGCTTTATATCAGCAACCATCTGTTGGAGGAAGTCAAATTGACTGACTTATTTATAATGTACTTTCCATCTCAATACCTTTTGTAAAAGAGGGAAAAGTTGGACAAGGAGTTTATGATAATTACGCTATAAGTTTAACAACTCTTTATATTGTTTTAATATTGTTTGCAATTTGTTTTTCAATTAAACCAACTATTGATGAGTATAAGAAAACAAAAAGTAAAAGTGCCTGATTTAAATTTTCATGATTTATTTTGGCAGATATAATTATAACTTTTATAGTACCTCAAATTGTAGGTTTATTTATAGCTCCTTTAAGTCAAATGGGTATTAGAGAGTTAATTCCAGGAGCTAGAAATTTAATTTTTATAGCAGGTTTTTTATGTTTTGTATTAGGTATAGCTTTTTGAGTCAAATCAGGCTGATTATTAGGACCATTTAATAATATCTGTGAACAATTTTTAAGATTAACAAAAATGAGTTATTCTAAAAGTAGATTAATAATAGATATTTCAATATTAATAATAGCCTTTGCTTTTTTCCCATTTGTTAAAGGAGAAGGAGCAAGTAAAACCGATTTTTTATTAACAAACTTTGGATTAGGAACGATATGCTTTACTTTTTTAGTGGGGCCTTTAGTCAATCAAATTTTAATTATTTTAGATAAGGTATTTGATTATAAAAAAATGAATAATAAAGAAAATATTGTAGTAAATAAAGAAGTATAAGAGTCTTAAAAGTAATTTATAGGCTCTTTAAGTTAAAGGAGATAAATTAAGTTATTGATTTTTATAAATAACTTTATTGGAACTATTTTTATTAAAAATTCGATTATTTATATAAGAAATACTTAAAAAATAAAAGTTTTATTAAAAATATGGTATTATTTAATTTGTATTAGAAAGACTTTAAATAAAGGACGGTGAAAACATGCCAAAAGCAAACATACATCCACAATATTTTGAAGCTAAAATTGTTTGTACAACTTGTAGCAATGAATTCATGTCAGGATCAACAAAAGGAGAAGAAGTAAGAATAGATACTTGTTCAAATTGTCATCCTTTTTACACTGGAAAACAAAACTTTGCAAATGCAGAGGGACGTGTTGAAAAATTCAAAGAAAAATTTGTTAAAAAAGATGCTAAATTAGCTGAAGCAGAAAAGGCTTCAGCAGCTCAAAAAGCAGAAAATGAAAAAAAAGCAAAAGAAGCTAAAAAATAATTTAATACAAAAAGCTAGACTATCAATTAGTCTAGTTTTATTATTTTTATTGAAAATGTTATACAATTATAAAGTTATGGGGGTCTTTATATGAGTTTTACAATTTCAAATGTTAAATTTTTTAACAGAAAATTATTGCCTAAAACAATTAATTTTAAATGTGAAGATTCTCAAATGGTAGCAGTGATTTCTCAAGATAGATATTTAAGAAAAAATTTTAGAAATGTATTGCAAGGTAAGCATCTTGTTAGGTCCGGAATTTTTAAAATCAATCAGTATGATATGGTTAATAAACAATGAACTAAAAGGAAAGTTTCAGTTATAGGAGTTAATAAGTTATTAAAAAAATGACCTGAAAAGTTTTGACTATATACATCTTTATTATTAAATAAAAATTTTCTTAGTAAGGCTAAAATAAATTACATTAATAAAAAGTATTCATATTTATCTTTTTCTACATCAAAAAATAATAAAACAGATTTAGAAATGAGAGATAAGGTTGAGAGTATGATATCTAAATTTATTAATAATTCATTAGATATCGAAGAACAATGATTGTCTGAATTTTTGGAACAAATTATTTATTTTAATAATAAAAATTTAGAAAAAAGTTTTGGAAACCTAGAGGATCATATAAAAATTAT from Spiroplasma endosymbiont of Cantharis nigra includes the following:
- a CDS encoding SPE_1075/MLC_0560 family membrane protein, whose product is MKNLFNENMKSFSKNWKVIIVKFILLILGILLTAFGLALYQQPSVGGSQIDWLIYNVLSISIPFVKEGKVGQGVYDNYAISLTTLYIVLILFAICFSIKPTIDEYKKTKSKSAWFKFSWFILADIIITFIVPQIVGLFIAPLSQMGIRELIPGARNLIFIAGFLCFVLGIAFWVKSGWLLGPFNNICEQFLRLTKMSYSKSRLIIDISILIIAFAFFPFVKGEGASKTDFLLTNFGLGTICFTFLVGPLVNQILIILDKVFDYKKMNNKENIVVNKEV
- a CDS encoding helix-turn-helix domain-containing protein, which gives rise to MHLTVEEKIKIIRDFKNSGVTATQFAPTRNVSVVSLRNWVKRYEQGGEEALKTKYEK
- the fba gene encoding class II fructose-1,6-bisphosphate aldolase yields the protein MSRIYHSKLVNSTKMIKDAHAKKYAIGHFNINNLEWTKAILEAAQESKTPVIIATSEGAMKYMGGPNVVVGMVNGLLDSLNITVPVALHLDHGQSIETAKKCIEAGYSSVMFDGSHLPYEENISKVRELMNFANKHEISVEAEIGSIGGEEDGVVGEGELGDPKQAAEMSTTGISMLAAGIGNIHGKYPEWWKSLSFDTLEELQSACNLPMVLHGGSGIPQDQVEKAIKLGISKINVNTELQLAFRDATREYIEAKKDLDDEAKGFDPRKLLAPGFKAIKQTFLDLTKVFGCQGKAK
- the rpmE gene encoding 50S ribosomal protein L31 — translated: MPKANIHPQYFEAKIVCTTCSNEFMSGSTKGEEVRIDTCSNCHPFYTGKQNFANAEGRVEKFKEKFVKKDAKLAEAEKASAAQKAENEKKAKEAKK